The following coding sequences are from one Lycium ferocissimum isolate CSIRO_LF1 chromosome 3, AGI_CSIRO_Lferr_CH_V1, whole genome shotgun sequence window:
- the LOC132050663 gene encoding U1 small nuclear ribonucleoprotein C-like isoform X2, whose protein sequence is MPRYYCDYCDTYLTHDSPSVRKQHNAGYKHKGNVRTYYQQFEAQLNQSLIDQKVKEHLGAFRPVGLPFPQLRPGLPGLPPPQMQMPGNPQMPPGSQWVPGMRPPMLPRPMPGAPGYAPQQMPQMLAPPGAPMPGQVNNMQRPVGGPPSGIPGSMGMPASTGGPPMFAPPPMYQGNTTVPASGGGDSSSINAQPADSDQ, encoded by the exons ATGCCTAG gtaTTACTGTGACTACTGTGATACTTACTTGACCCATGATTCT CCTTCTGTTAGAAAGCAGCATAATGCAGGCTACAAACACAAG GGAAACGTTCGAACTTATTATCAACAATTTGAGGCACAACTGAATCAAAGTCTAATTGACCAAAAAGTCAAGGAACATCTAGGAGCCTTTAGACCAGTTGGCCTTCCTTTTCCCCAGCTGAGGCCTGGTCTTCCTGGTCTTCCACCTCCTCAGATGCAGATGCCAGGCAACCCTCAAATGCCACCCGGTTCCCAGTGGGTCCCGGGTATGCGGCCTCCGATGCTACCAAGGCCCATGCCTGGTGCTCCAG GTTATGCACCTCAACAGATGCCTCAGATGTTGGCACCTCCCGGTGCTCCTATGCCTGGTCAAGTCAATAATATGCAAAGGCCTGTCGGTGGACCTCCAAGTGGAATTCCAGGAAGTATGGGAATGCCTGCTTCTACCGGTGGCCCTCCAATGTTTGCACCACCTCCCATGTATCAAGGAAATACCACCGTGCCAGCTAGCGGAGGAGGTGATAGTTCTAGTATCAATGCCCAACCTGCAGACTCTGATCAATAG
- the LOC132049065 gene encoding uncharacterized protein LOC132049065 — protein MEAENAYTLPIYDTFNIESSTTGMENLDFSAKILDIPDCVENENSHLANECEEAVVLDSDDERMHGTEVESISKLRSSDDTRYKQRLDKWKFSPASRPTYVGCLRRSKNLFKYMDSAKSTTNFENTNQQKQFSEVSGRISSQVVKINASTKPRVEEHCCQAVEITKNEIFEGNVETEALTGYGVDGDKDFPLHSCNTESQIPEELSEASALDFVDHYLSVYNEDALNEVKAGGANKIVSPPIFSRRGPQRLARRMNVQNTVKNSGVFDWPERQTDSANGSFSRHRKILTYHRKNYALKKQKVSGVQSSKEPMESMISKLDKQFDMGAFEQHVENDGNRSDVLDTYDVGFDTQMAAEAMETLLYAPPLKSDAVCAPRFPETSLAKGGEYPERGFSGEFNIDDSSSEPIECSSAEIEQLRGKTRGFCSVVQSSASRMNVQNAVKNSEVFDWPERQSDSTNGCFSRHRKILTYHRKNCRLRKQKISSVQSSKGPMGSMTDLNKVEPNFLRKSDQQFDMGAFEKQVENDGNQSDVLDTYDVGLDTQLAAEAMETLLHAPPLESDAVCAPHIPETSLVKEGEYPEIAFSREFNIDDSSSEPTECSSAEIELLRGKTRGFSSVVHRTRHQVSLNFRSLESEFPKKRRKPHEVGELNDNLFKVAAVRGKVSKSGTNTSRNARNVSLKKQGEIRQSVAATLSQVKLENWASKGKRTRISYSSICKYPVTSQKMMPMDFKRVESAESAKLNEMTSTSTNILTKDMISDIVSSGNSDPSYSLNDHKKGKQHMKSLSRSTLSQELIRLGYAEKLPDFLPRGLRRRKGEGDIRVLFSQSLDSKLIKQQKKILARLGFISASNCSKATHFVTDSFVRTRNMLEAIACGKPIVTHLWLDSCGRASCFVDEKKYILRDAKKEKELGFTMPASLSRARKHPLLEGQRVIITPGVKPDRDTLLSLVKAVHGEVVDESNSKITYDDLLVLSGEEDHKICLPYLEKGFPVYNSELLLNGIVIQKLEYNRHQLFSKFHDKSCKE, from the exons ATGGAAGCTGAGAATGCATATACACTTCCCATCTATGATACTTTTAACATTGAGAGTTCTACGACTGGAATGGAGAACCTTGATTTTTCTGCAAAGATTTTGGATATCCCTGATTGTGTTGAAAATGAGAATTCTCATTTGGCAAATGAATGTGAGGAAGCGGTTGTCCTTGACAGTGACGATGAAAGAATGCACGGTACTGAAGTGGAAAGTATATCAAAGTTGAGATCTTCTGATGATACAAGGTATAAACAGCGGCTGGATAAGTGGAAATTCTCACCGGCTTCTCGACCAACCTATGTGG GATGTCTACGGAGGTCAAAGAATCTTTTTAAATATATGGATTCAGCCAAAAGCACCACCAATTTTGAGAATACTAATCAACAGAAGCAGTTTTCTGAGGTTAGTGGCAGGATATCTTCACAAGTTGTTAAAATAAATGCTAGTACAAAACCAAGAGTTGAAGAGCATTGTTGTCAGGCTGTTGAAATAACCAAGAATGAAATTTTCGAGGGAAATGTGGAAACGGAAGCCTTAACTGGTTATGGTGTGGATGGAGATAAAGATTTTCCACTTCATTCTTGTAACACTGAATCTCAAATACCTGAAGAGTTATCCGAAGCTAGCGCTCTGGACTTCGTTGACCACTATCTATCAGTTTACAATGAAGATGCACTCAATGAAGTCAAAGCTGGAGGGGCAAATAAGATTGTATCGCCTCCAATTTTCAGCCGTAGGGGACCTCAAAGATTGGCAAGAAGAATGAATGTTCAAAATACAGTAAAAAACTCCGGAGTTTTTGACTGGCCTGAGAGGCAGACTGATAGTGCAAATGGTTCTTTTTCAAGACACAGAAAGATATTGACCTATCACAGAAAGAACTACGCACTGAAGAAACAAAAAGTATCAGGTGTCCAATCTAGTAAGGAGCCAATGGAAAGTATGATAAGCAAATTGGATAAGCAGTTTGATATGGGGGCATTTGAGCAACATGTTGAAAATGACGGAAATCGATCAGATGTATTAGATACATATGATGTTGGCTTTGATACTCAAATGGCTGCTGAAGCTATGGAAACTCTGCTATATGCCCCTCCTTTGAAAAGTGATGCTGTTTGTGCCCCTCGCTTTCCAGAAACAAGCCTAGCTAAAGGAGGGGAATATCCTGAGAGAGGTTTCTCAGGAGAGTTTAACATCGATGATAGTTCATCAGAACCTATTGAATGTAGCTCAGCTGAAATAGAGCAATTAAGAGGCAAAACAAGAGGTTTTTGTTCTGTTGTTCAAAGTTCGGCAAGCAGAATGAATGTCCAAAATGCAGTAAAAAACTCCGAAGTTTTTGACTGGCCTGAGAGGCAAAGTGATAGTACAAATGGTTGTTTTTCAAGACACAGAAAGATATTGACCTATCACAGAAAGAATTGCAGACTGAGGAAACAAAAAATATCAAGTGTCCAATCCAGCAAGGGGCCAATGGGAAGTATGACAGATTTAAATAAGGTGGAACCAAACTTCCTAAGGAAATCAGATCAGCAGTTTGATATGGGGGCATTTGAGAAACAGGTTGAAAATGACGGAAATCAATCAGATGTATTAGATACATATGATGTTGGCCTTGATACTCAACTGGCTGCTGAAGCTATGGAAACCCTGCTACATGCCCCTCCTTTGGAAAGTGATGCAGTTTGTGCTCCTCACATTCCGGAAACCAGCCTAGTTAAAGAAGGGGAATATCCTGAGATAGCTTTCTCAAGAGAGTTTAACATTGATGATAGTTCATCAGAACCTACTGAATGTAGCTCAGCTGAAATAGAGCTGTTACGAGGAAAAACCAGAGGTTTTTCTTCCGTTGTTCATAGAACTAGGCATCAAGTGTCTCTAAATTTCAGGAGCTTGGAGTCTGAATttccaaagaaaagaaggaagccACATGAGGTAGGAGAGTTAAATGACAATTTGTTCAAAGTGGCTGCTGTAAGAGGAAAAGTTTCCAAATCAGGTACCAACACCTCAAGGAACGCTAGAAATGTTAGCCTGAAGAAACAAGGAGAAATTCGTCAAAGTGTAGCAGCAACATTGAGTCAAGTGAAACTGGAAAACTGGGCCTCTAAAGGGAAAAGGACACGTATATCTTATTCCTCAATTTGTAAATATCCCGTCACAAGTCAAAAGATGATGCCCATGGACTTCAAAAGAGTTGAATCTGCTGAGTCTGCCAAATTAAATGAAATGACCTCTACATCCACTAATATTTTGACAAAGGACATGATATCTGACATAGTGTCAAGTGGAAACTCAGATCCATCATACAGTCTTAATGATCACAAGAAAGGCAAGCAACACATGAAAAGTCTCTCTAGATCAACTCTTTCTCAAGAGCTTATTAGATTGGGCTATGCAGAGAAATTACCTGATTTTCTGCCCAGAGGTTTACGACGAAGAAAAGGTGAAGGTGACATTCGTGTCTTATTTAGCCAGAGCCTGGATAGCAAATTAATCAAGCAGCAGAAAAAG ATTTTAGCAAGACTGGGATTTATCTCCGCGTCGAATTGTTCTAAAGCCACACACTTTGTCACTGACAGCTTTGTTAGAACTAGGAATATGCTAGAGGCCATTGCCTGTGGAAAACCAATTGTAACACATTTATGGCTTGACAGCTGTGGGAGAGCAAGCTGTTTTGTTGATgagaaaaaatatatcttaagagatgccaaaaaggaaaaggaacttGGTTTTACGATGCCTGCTTCACTTTCTCGTGCTAGAAAGCATCCCCTTCTAGAG GGTCAAAGAGTCATTATCACTCCAGGTGTAAAACCTGATAGAGATACCCTTCTAAGTTTGGTCAAGGCAGTGCATGGTGAG GTGGTGGATGAATCTAATAGTAAAATCACTTATGATGACCTATTAGTTCTTTCCGGCGAAGAAGATCACAAAATATGCCTTCCATATctggaaaaag GATTTCCGGTTTATAATTCAGAGCTCTTGCTTAATGGGATTGTTATCCAGAAACTGGAGTACAATAG GCATCAACTGTTCTCAAAATTTCATGACAAAAGCTGTAAAGAATGA
- the LOC132050662 gene encoding uncharacterized protein LOC132050662: MAPKKNRKQSNKAAESSSRSTVAGKKASRALKGKRKLVKKFSHINSAQTKEAVQMQARNKDKKAKNGNQGNDVGGEDASKSQNINEGNKEMDTSERHGEVSKDEKNEKSFGLNEGRGEVNWDAKTLNSLGGVIFMCNARTKEDCYRYRVMGVSASKQDFVMGVKPGLKLFLFDFDLKLMYGIYEASSAGGMRLQPAAFGGAFPAQVPFRIHKDCIPLPENVFKKAIKDNYDEKSRKFKTELTVMQVEKLTELFRPAPWFDPTLKPVLPAPVAQPANQPSVAPPLPGRNFSPHDHGRQQCADRYVMPREVAHNPHFLTEKEYRSCGLQQAKHMQPSTSLHVNYKLDHYGSEQGTTQQLLKAPSRNEHGYSNARFPSEREYRSYGLNSYHGQPVTVAPPVESSSTVAAANVNPYDESTTSLVNRYLSLPRTTIRHGELPSTGRESFASASNYVNDIRGYPGRLPAENVRFYPPKAPHALSGHSHIYQYPRDETGKSSSVLPQYPFARPPPSRQ, encoded by the exons ATGGCTCCAAAAAAGAACAGGAAACAAAGCAATAAAGCTGCTGAATCTAGTTCTAGAAGTACTGTTGCTGGAAAAAAAGCTTCCCGGGCACTGAAGGGTAAACGTAAACTTGTAAAAAAGTTCTCTCACATAAACTCTGCACAAACCAAAGAAGCTGTGCAAATGCAAGCCAGAAATAAAGACAAGAAAGCAAAAAATGGCAACCAAGGAAATGATGTTGGTGGAGAAGATGCTAGCAAGTCTCAAAATATTAATGAAGGGAACAAAGAAATGGATACGAGTGAAAGACATGGAGAGGTGAGTAaggatgaaaagaatgaaaagagcTTTGGTCTAAATGAAGGACGGGGAGAGGTGAATTGGGATGCAAAAACTTTAAATAGTCTTGGTGGAGTAATTTTCATGTGCAATGCGAGAACCAAAGAAGATTGTTACAGATATCGCGTGATGGGTGTTTCTGCGAGCAAGCAAGACTTTGTGATGGGAGTCAAACCTGGTCTTAAACTTTTTCTCTTTGATTTCGATCTGAAGCTCATGTATGGTATTTATGAGGCATCTTCTGCTGGTGGAATGAGACTTCAACCAGCGGCATTCGGTGGGGCTTTCCCTGCTCAG GTTCCTTTTCGGATTCACAAGGACTGCATTCCACTACCAGAGAATGTGTTCAAGAAAGCAATTAAAGACAATTATGATGAAAAGTCCCGCAAGTTTAAGACTGAGCTGACAGTTATGCAG GTTGAGAAGTTAACAGAGCTGTTTAGACCTGCACCATGGTTTGATCCAACCCTCAAACCAGTACTACCGGCTCCTGTGGCTCAGCCAGCTAATCAGCCCTCAGTGGCCCCACCTTTACCTGGTCGGAATTTCTCACCACATGATCATGGAAGGCAGCAGTGTGCAGACCGCTATGTTATGCCTAGGGAGGTTGCCCATAATCCACATTTTCTTACTGAGAAAGAATACAGAAGCTGTGGTCTTCAACAGGCAAAACATATGCAGCCTTCTACTTCACTGCACGTTAACTACAAATTGGATCATTATGGATCTGAACAAGGAACAACTCAGCAGCTCCTGAAGGCACCTTCACGGAATGAACATGGTTACTCCAATGCTCGCTTTCCAAGTGAAAGGGAATACCGCAGTTATGGTCTTAATAGTTACCATGGGCAACCTGTTACTGTTGCTCCTCCTGTAGAAAGTAGTAGTACAGTAGCTGCAGCTAATGTAAATCCTTATGATGAGAGTACCACCTCGCTTGTGAACCGGTATCTTTCTCTGCCAAGGACAACCATAAGACATGGAGAGTTGCCTTCGACGGGCAGAGAGTCATTTGCTAGTGCTTCCAACTATGTGAATGACATCAGAGGCTATCCAGGAAGATTGCCTGCTGAAAATGTAAGATTTTATCCACCAAAGGCTCCTCATGCGCTATCAGGTCATAGCCACATATATCAGTATCCTAGAGATGAGACTGGAAAGTCATCGTCAGTCTTACCTCAGTATCCTTTTGCTCGCCCACCTCCATCACGCCAATGA
- the LOC132050663 gene encoding U1 small nuclear ribonucleoprotein C-like isoform X1 yields the protein MTLFFFFSRYYCDYCDTYLTHDSPSVRKQHNAGYKHKGNVRTYYQQFEAQLNQSLIDQKVKEHLGAFRPVGLPFPQLRPGLPGLPPPQMQMPGNPQMPPGSQWVPGMRPPMLPRPMPGAPGYAPQQMPQMLAPPGAPMPGQVNNMQRPVGGPPSGIPGSMGMPASTGGPPMFAPPPMYQGNTTVPASGGGDSSSINAQPADSDQ from the exons AtgaccctctttttttttttttccaggtaTTACTGTGACTACTGTGATACTTACTTGACCCATGATTCT CCTTCTGTTAGAAAGCAGCATAATGCAGGCTACAAACACAAG GGAAACGTTCGAACTTATTATCAACAATTTGAGGCACAACTGAATCAAAGTCTAATTGACCAAAAAGTCAAGGAACATCTAGGAGCCTTTAGACCAGTTGGCCTTCCTTTTCCCCAGCTGAGGCCTGGTCTTCCTGGTCTTCCACCTCCTCAGATGCAGATGCCAGGCAACCCTCAAATGCCACCCGGTTCCCAGTGGGTCCCGGGTATGCGGCCTCCGATGCTACCAAGGCCCATGCCTGGTGCTCCAG GTTATGCACCTCAACAGATGCCTCAGATGTTGGCACCTCCCGGTGCTCCTATGCCTGGTCAAGTCAATAATATGCAAAGGCCTGTCGGTGGACCTCCAAGTGGAATTCCAGGAAGTATGGGAATGCCTGCTTCTACCGGTGGCCCTCCAATGTTTGCACCACCTCCCATGTATCAAGGAAATACCACCGTGCCAGCTAGCGGAGGAGGTGATAGTTCTAGTATCAATGCCCAACCTGCAGACTCTGATCAATAG
- the LOC132050664 gene encoding gibberellin receptor GID1B-like, which yields MAGSNEINANESKRVVPLNTWILISNFKLSYNMLRRPDGTFDRDLAEFLDRKVPTNSIPVDGVYSFDVVFDRVTSLLNRVYRSAPANEADWGKIELEKPLSTTEIVPVIIYFHGGSFTHSSANSAIYDTFCRRLVKICKAVVVSVNYRRSPEHRYPCAYDDGWAALKWVKSRTWLQSGKDSKVHVYLAGDSSGGNIAHHVAVKAAEADVEVLGNIHLHPMFGGQKRTESEKRLDGKYFVTVQDRDWYWRAYLPEGEDRDHPACNIFGPRSRSLEGVKFPKSLVVVAGLDLSQDWQLAYVDGLKKSGQEVKLLYLKQATIGFYFLPNNDHFPCLMEEITSFIHSNCS from the exons ATGGCTGGAAGTAATGAAATTAATGCTAATGAATCTAAG AGGGTGGTTCCGCTTAATACATGGATCCTCATATCCAATTTCAAGCTTTCATACAACATGCTTCGTCGGCCTGATGGAACGTTTGATCGTGATTTAGCTGAGTTCCTAGACCGGAAGGTGCCTACAAACTCGATTCCTGTCGATGGGGTATATTCTTTTGATGTGGTATTTGATCGGGTGACGAGCCTTCTTAATCGAGTCTATCGATCTGCTCCTGCGAACGAGGCTGATTGGGGCAAAATAGAGCTCGAGAAACCTTTGAGTACCACCGAAATTGTTCCTGTTATAATTTATTTCCATGGCGGAAGTTTTACTCATTCCTCGGCCAATAGTGCTATTTACGATACATTTTGCCGTCGCCTTGTTAAGATTTGTAAGGCTGTTGTTGTTTCTGTGAACTATCGACGATCGCCAGAACATCGGTATCCGTGTGCGTACGATGACGGATGGGCTGCTCTAAAATGGGTAAAATCGAGGACGTGGCTTCAAAGTGGGAAGGACTCGAAAGTTCACGTCTACTTGGCTGGTGATAGTTCGGGTGGTAATATTGCTCACCACGTTGCGGTAAAGGCTGCTGAAGCAGATGTCGAAGTATTAG GTAATATCCATCTTCATCCGATGTTCGGTGGGCAAAAGAGGACGGAATCTGAGAAGAGATTGGACGGGAAATACTTTGTAACGGTTCAAGACAGGGATTGGTATTGGAGGGCGTATTTACCGGAAGGGGAAGATAGAGATCATCCGGCGTGTAATATATTTGGCCCTAGGAGTAGAAGCCTCGAAGGGGTAAAGTTTCCGAAGAGCTTAGTCGTTGTGGCTGGTTTGGATCTTAGTCAAGATTGGCAATTGGCATATGTCGATGGTTTGAAGAAATCGGGGCAAGAGGTAAAGCTTTTGTATTTAAAGCAAGCAACAATCGGTTTCTACTTCTTGCCTAACAACGATCATTTTCCGTGCCTCATGGAGGAGATAACGAGCTTCATCCATTCTAACTGTTCATAG